In Acidaminococcus fermentans DSM 20731, one genomic interval encodes:
- the rseP gene encoding RIP metalloprotease RseP, with product MLTILAAIVLFGVLITVHELGHFLAAKGTGMLVTEFSIGFGPRLFQKKVGETLYSLRLCPLGGYNRIAGMEPGEAVTPRGFNGRPLWARMLVILAGPFMNFLLPFLIFFGVFAFSGLTLPVNEPVVGSLMEGYPGAEAGLKAGDRLVSINGRKLEKWNDINALVQQNGPEPGQVVIDRNGTERTVVLKPRYDGESHRFLIGVRPRVEHRQLSLGESLKTAALAVGRTTAAMVDGLRKMITGKVNADIAGPIGVAHMAGDVAAQGAVPYLEFMAFLSLNLAVLNLVPIPALDGGQFLVLVVEGILGHALAPKAKEVIQMIGVGCIVALTIFATLHDLLQ from the coding sequence TTGTTGACGATTCTTGCAGCCATCGTCCTGTTCGGTGTGCTGATCACGGTCCATGAACTGGGCCATTTCCTGGCGGCCAAAGGTACCGGCATGCTGGTTACGGAGTTTTCCATCGGCTTCGGGCCCAGGCTGTTCCAGAAAAAAGTGGGGGAGACCCTGTATTCCCTCCGGCTGTGCCCTCTGGGGGGCTACAACCGCATTGCCGGCATGGAGCCGGGGGAGGCGGTGACGCCCCGGGGATTCAACGGCCGTCCCCTGTGGGCCCGGATGCTGGTGATCCTGGCAGGGCCCTTCATGAATTTCCTCCTGCCTTTCCTGATCTTCTTCGGGGTGTTTGCTTTCAGCGGCCTGACCCTGCCGGTAAACGAACCGGTGGTGGGCTCCCTGATGGAAGGATATCCGGGAGCGGAAGCGGGGCTCAAGGCCGGGGACCGGCTGGTGAGCATCAACGGCCGGAAACTGGAAAAATGGAATGACATCAATGCCCTGGTCCAGCAGAACGGACCGGAACCGGGCCAGGTGGTGATCGATCGGAACGGGACGGAACGGACGGTGGTGCTGAAGCCCCGGTATGACGGGGAATCCCACCGGTTCCTGATCGGGGTCCGGCCCCGGGTGGAACACCGGCAGCTGTCCCTGGGAGAAAGCCTGAAGACTGCGGCCCTGGCCGTGGGCCGGACCACCGCCGCCATGGTGGACGGACTCCGGAAGATGATCACCGGCAAGGTGAACGCGGATATCGCCGGCCCCATCGGCGTGGCCCACATGGCCGGGGACGTGGCGGCCCAGGGGGCGGTGCCCTACCTGGAGTTCATGGCCTTTCTGAGCCTGAACCTGGCGGTGCTGAATCTGGTGCCCATCCCGGCCCTGGACGGAGGCCAGTTCCTGGTGCTGGTGGTGGAGGGGATCCTGGGCCATGCCCTGGCCCCCAAAGCCAAGGAAGTGATCCAGATGATCGGGGTGGGCTGCATCGTGGCCCTGACCATTTTCGCCACCCTGCATGATCTGCTGCAGTAG